Proteins encoded in a region of the Fusarium falciforme chromosome 6, complete sequence genome:
- a CDS encoding Zn(2)-C6 fungal-type domain-containing protein yields MDRRPATRSSLACIPCRNQHLRCDAVSPSCSRCQGLSRPCSYPESRRTGRSRARKPTSQSPLSVSTPTQSLLEDCGLLQTNSNPRVFTTVSDFGGSPGFDTLLNLYYQRFHCSHPFVLPKAALKDILTAETPSAQQLISVMRYIGSFYTDPPSNQNHLVDINTGSSDVVDGFSVQATLLMSLAKSMCSEQAPSEELLTKAIQQAKSIGMHAKAFADAVEAYSPVLAESWRRTWWMIYVVDSNFSVIRRDHRTTLNSADYDVGLPCEDHEYFLMEIPRGAPSWQDYCNREFALEDKNFSSFAYFIDANDIFVSSLRASYEFQDISEAEILCDNLEATIAGWFLMLPATKRGLCIKPATVDQLMFQAYMMMYTSITYIHRPLSTLRYNVAEDISSCGSPPPPLASATGIHSPLDGRTHLEKLLEAIQKQNQCLITLPVEAVQISPFTICMIACCTIAHLVAYKSALGPREADVARSRIRVCIGTLRHYEEIWPRAKKILRELKCIAHTIMESVAMPPLPLADCEMLVEQESITVDLLEEEWLHAFARDDGLSV; encoded by the exons ATGGACCGCCGCCCAGCTACGCGATCTTCACTGGCATGTATACCGTGTCGAAATCAGCATCTACGATGTGATGCCGTAAGCCCCTCCTGTTCAAGATGCCAAGGCCTATCCAGACCTTGTTCATATCCCGAGTCGCGCCGCACGGGAAGGTCAAGGGCTCGAAAGCCGACATCACAGAGCCCTCTCAGCGTGTCGACACCGACACAGTCTCTGCTCGAGGATTGCGGGCTTTTGCAGACGAATTCGAATCCGCGAGTCTTTACCACAGTTTCAGATTTTGGGGGCAGTCCAGGATTCGATACCCTTCTAAACCTGTATTACCAACGCTTTCACTGCAGTCATCCTTTTGTTCTTCCGAAAGCCGCCCTTAAGGATATTCTCACTGCTGAGACGCCCAGTGCTCAACAACTCATTTCGGTTATGCGATACATTGGTTCATTCTACACCGATCCACCATCAAACCAAAACCATCTTGTGGATATAAACACAGGGTCTTCTGATGTGGTTGATGGCTTTTCTGTCCAGGCAACTCTACTCATGTCTCTAGCAAAGAGCATGTGCTCTGAGCAAGCGCCATCCGAAGAGCTTCTAACAAAGGCAATCCAACAAGCCAAGAGCATCGGAATGCACGCCAAGGCTTTCGCCGATGCTGTGGAGGCTTATAGTCCCGTGCTTGCAGAAAGCTGGAGGCGGACGTGGTGGATGATATATGTCGTCGACTCCAACTTTTCTGTCATCAGACGCGACCATAGGACGACTCTCAACAGCGCCGACTACGATGTTGGCCTTCCGTGTGAGGATCATGAATATTTTTTAATG GAAATACCTCGGGGTGCCCCTTCATGGCAAGACTACTGTAACAGAGAATTTGCTCTCGAAGACAAGAATTTTTCTTCCTTCGCGTATTTCATCGACGCAAACGACATTTTCGTTTCTTCATTGCGAGCGTCTTACGAATTTCAGGACATTTCCGAAGCAGAGATTCTTTGCGATAATCTCGAGGCCACAATAGCAGGCTGGTTCCTCATGTTGCCAGCTACCAAGCGTGGCCTCTGTATCAAACCTGCCACTGTAGACCAGCTCATGTTTCAGGCATACATGATGATGTACAC ATCGATAACCTACATCCATCGTCCACTTTCCACTCTTCGGTACAATGTCGCCGAAGACATTTCCAGCTGCGGctcgcctcctccgccaCTCGCTTCTGCAACGGGCATACACAGTCCTTTAGATGGTCGTACGCATCTTGAGAAGTTGCTGGAAGCCATTCAGAAACAGAATCAGTGCCTGATAACCCTACCTGTCGAGGCGGTTCAGATCTCCCCGTTCACCATCTGCATGATCGCGTGCTGCACTATTGCGCACTTAGTTGCCTACAAGTCTGCACTTGGACCTCGCGAAGCTGACGTGGCCCGATCCCGCATACGGGTTTGTATCGGCACTCTCAGACACTATGAAGAAATCTGGCCTCGAGCAAAAAAGATCTTGCGTGAGCTCAAGTGCATCGCTCATACCATTATGGAGTCTGTTGCAATGCCACCGTTGCCATTGGCGGACTGTGAGATGCTGGTTGAGCAAGAAAGTATAACAGTTGATTTGTTGGAAGAAGAGTGGCTGCATGCTTTTGCGAGAGATGATGGCTTGTCAGTGTAA